TCATGTTCCTCATCCTAACCAACACTGCCGTGGGAGAAGACGCGAACAGCCCGCCATGACAAGGTCATGACGGGCTGTCGGATGAAGCTAGAGGCTACTTAACCCCGGCCCACATCTCAATGAGTCCGATACCGAAGAACAGCACGAAGGCCGCTGAGACGACCCACATCAATGGGTGGATCTCCTTGGCACGACCCTGGGTTGCGCGGATGAAGACGTAGGAGATGAACCCTGCACCAATGCCGTTGGCAATCGAGTAGGTGAATGGCATCAAGGTGAAGGTCAGGAAGGCTGGTAGTGCAATACCCCAGTCGTTCCAGTCGATCTTGGCGACCTGGGTGATCATCATGAAACCAACTACGACCAGTGCCGGAGCTACAGCTTCGAAAGGCACCAGGTAGATCAGTGGGCTCAAGAACATGGCTACGATCATCAGCAGGCCGGTGACCACCGAAGCAAGGCCGGTGCGTGCACCTTCACCAATACCGGCGCCGGACTCCACAAAGATCTGCGCCGAGGAGCTTGAGGTGCCGCCACCGACGATAGCGCCGGCAGCGTCAACCATCAGGACCTTGTCCACATCGGGGATCTGCCCGTTTTCGTCCATGGTGCCTGCCTCGGAAGCCAGGCCCACCATGGTGCCCATGGCGTCGAAGAAGATCGAGAGCAGGATGACGAAGGCCAACAGCGATGCGGCGGTGAAGCCGAGCTTGCTAAAGGCCCCGACAAGGCTGACATTGCCGATCAGCGAGAGGTCAGGAAGGGTCCACTCCGGCATGGAAGGAACCACCAGGGACCAGCTACCGGTCTCAAATTCACCAATGTGGAAGGTGGCTTCAAGGATGTTGGCCAGGATCGCGGAGACGACGATGCCGATCAGGATCGCGCCCTTGACCTTGCGCACGACCAAGGTCATGGTCAGCAGCAGGCCGATGATGAAGACCAGGATTGGCCAGCCCATTAGCTCGCCGTCAAAGCCCAACCCCACAGGGACGGTGGTGTTCGCGGCGTCCGGAACACGCTGTACGAAGCCAGCGTTCACCAGACCGATCAGCGCGATGAACATACCGATGCCCACCACGATGGCGGTTTTCAGGCCCGCCGGAACAGCGTTAAAGACCGCGGTTCTAAAACCGGTGAGCACCAGAATAAACATCACGACACCGGCGATGAGTACCAGACCCATGACATCGGCCCAGGTAAGTTCCGGATTGGTGGCTACGGTGATGGCCACAAAAGCGTTAACACCAAGGCCGGTGGCCATGGCGAAGGGGTGACGTGCCCAGATGCCCATGATGATGGTCAGGACACCGGCCACGAAAGCGGTGACCGCGGCAACGCGCTGGATGCCCAGTACATCGCCGGAGCTGTCGGCCCCGGAGAGTACCAGTGGGTTAAGGACGACGATGTAGCTCATCGCGAAGAATGTGGCGATACCGCCGCGAACTTCGGTGGAGAACGTAGAACGTCGTTCCGAAATTTTGAAGTATCGGTCGATGCGCGCGGCCGCAGAAGTCCCGGGCGCGGTGTTTGTGGAGGAGGACATGGAAAAATTCTATGTCGTTTTCGTGGCTGATTGATATTGAATTCTCAGCTAACTAGGCGCAATTAAAAATCTTT
The nucleotide sequence above comes from Glutamicibacter sp. B1. Encoded proteins:
- a CDS encoding NCS2 family permease; its protein translation is MSSSTNTAPGTSAAARIDRYFKISERRSTFSTEVRGGIATFFAMSYIVVLNPLVLSGADSSGDVLGIQRVAAVTAFVAGVLTIIMGIWARHPFAMATGLGVNAFVAITVATNPELTWADVMGLVLIAGVVMFILVLTGFRTAVFNAVPAGLKTAIVVGIGMFIALIGLVNAGFVQRVPDAANTTVPVGLGFDGELMGWPILVFIIGLLLTMTLVVRKVKGAILIGIVVSAILANILEATFHIGEFETGSWSLVVPSMPEWTLPDLSLIGNVSLVGAFSKLGFTAASLLAFVILLSIFFDAMGTMVGLASEAGTMDENGQIPDVDKVLMVDAAGAIVGGGTSSSSAQIFVESGAGIGEGARTGLASVVTGLLMIVAMFLSPLIYLVPFEAVAPALVVVGFMMITQVAKIDWNDWGIALPAFLTFTLMPFTYSIANGIGAGFISYVFIRATQGRAKEIHPLMWVVSAAFVLFFGIGLIEMWAGVK